Below is a window of Saccopteryx bilineata isolate mSacBil1 chromosome 11, mSacBil1_pri_phased_curated, whole genome shotgun sequence DNA.
ccctcttccctcagcCCGCCTGACCGGAGGCCAGATGTGCCGTCCACACTTGTTGCACAGCCCGGGGCTGCCCTGGCTGGACGGGGGCAAAGCAGCCCTCTCCGCGGCTGCAGCACATCACCACAACCCCTGGACCGTGAGCCCCTTCTCCAAGACGCCGCTGCACCCCTCAGCTGCTGGAGGCCCTGGAGGCCCCCTGTCCGTGTACCCAGGGACGGGGGGAGGGAGCGGCGGAGGCAGTGGGGGCTCTGTgacctccctcacccccactgcAGCCCATTCTGGCTCCCACCTCTTTGGCTTTCCACCCACGCCGCCCAAGGAAGTGTCTCCTGATCCCAGCACCACCGGGGCTGCCTCCCCGGCCTCTTCCTCCGCAGGGGGTAGTGCGGCCCGGGGGGAAGACAAGGATGGCGTCAAGTACCAAGTTTCCCTGGCTGAGAGCATGAAGATAGAAAGCGGCAGTCCCCTGCGCTCAGGCCTGGCTGCCATGGGCGCCCAGCCCGCCACACACCACCCCATCCCCACCTACCCCTACGTGCCAGCGGCCGCCCACGACTACAGCGGGGGCCTCTTCCATCCCGGAGGCTTCCTGGGTGGCCCTGCTTCCAGCTTCACCCCTAAGCAGCGCAGCAAGGCACGCTCTTGCTCAGGTAAAAGCAGGTGCTAGGGACCTAGTGGAAGTGGCCATGGTCTGCGCCTGCGGGGTggtggttggggtggggtggTATAGGCTGACATTGGAGAGGGGACAATGTCAGTCTCCCAGATCTGGGAATGGTTGCTGTCCTTCTCTAAGATCCCCCAAGAGAAGTCTGAGGCTACAGGTTAGGGGGTACTCTAAAACATTTgccctttttaaaagttttcctgGTAGTGCCCAAAGTCCACTTTCTTTCCCCACTCTTTACTTTCCCCTTCAAGGCTGGCCACTGCCAGACTAGACCGTAGAAGGGgaatttccccttcctctccctgaatCTTAAGTGAAAATGCAGTATGGGAGAATGCAATATGCAGGGGAGAACAAGAGAGGCtgtatttatgtgtgtgcatttgtgtgtgtgtgtgtgtgtgtgcgcgcgcgcgcgtgtgtgcgtgcgtgtgtgtgtgtgtgcgtgtgtgcgtgcgtgtgtgtgtgtgcgcgcgcccgCACGCATGCTGTGGGTACACTCCAAAGGCTCCAGATGCTTAAGGAATTTGGTTCTCCAACTCCATCAGTCCGATCTTAGGATTTTGATGGTTCCAGATCTCCTTGGGAGATTTCCTCAAAGCAAAATTCCAGGACCTCTTCATGCTCCCCGCCCCTGGTTTGTTCTTCACGCTCCCTCCCTGCAGGCTGGATAAGGAGATGAAACTCTAGGGGCCTCTGACCCTTTGCCGAAGGAGTTGGCTGGGGCCAAGTTGGATTTGTCCAAGAACCTGGCCACTGTAGAGCAGCAACTATGGCTAGTGTGGGAGTCTTGCTGTCGATGCCTCCTTCCCAATTCTTTTAAGTTAAggaaaagaagatttaaaaactTATTCCTGTGTTTAGGACACACCTTTTCTTGTTCACATATATTGACAATTTCGTTTAAACGAAATGTGGAAAAGTTTCCTGGTAACATGTTGTTAAGGCAGCCACCCCGCTTGATCACCGAAGCTGCCACTTTCACCCCCTTCTTCTCACCTCAGAGTTCTTCTTCCGCTCAGACCAGCCAACTTGCCTTTAATTAAACCTTCTCCCAGGTTAGTTTTACATTCTATTTGAATTCCAGATGGTCttttagcaaaaacaaaacaaacaaacaaaagccaacaaccacaaaataaaaaaacaaaacaaaaaaataaacaaggtcaCTTTAGTCTAAAAATGAAAGTgcttatttatcttaaaaaacaactttggctCTGAGTCCTGGGCTGAAATGTACATCCTCAGTGGAAGAGGGGGTTTGGGGAAGATTACCCTGGACGGAGAACAGAAAGACCCGGGaaaggctgagggcagagtccgTGGAGCAGAGACTCGGTAGATGGAGTCATGGTGGACACGGCTGGGTGGGTAGGAGAGAGACAAAAGAGGACGGGACAGGGGGCCGAGTCCTCCGCAGCCCAGCCAGGTCAAGCTGGGTGATTCCTGCCACGGTGCTGCCATCGACAAAGTTTGTTGTAAATCCCTGTCCTGGTCGCTCACTGGGAGAATTCCTGGGGCACTGGCCGTGCTCCTGTTTCCCTTTCTTCCAGAGAGACTTTTGAAGAGGAATATTTGGCCTTAAACTGCTCTCTGCACTCCTCCTGTGGGGAACATCTCCTGGGTTCTTCTTCCGGCCCAGGCTGGGACTGAAAGTCACCTCCCTCCCGTAGAGCAGCAGCCTGGTGAGGCCACTGCTGCCTGATCTGACTCTCCTCTGTGACCTCGTCACTTAAGTATGCTTggtgtctctccctgtctgtccctcttcagAAGGCCGGGAGTGTGTCAACTGCGGGGCCACGGCCACCCCCCTCTGGCGGCGGGACGGCACCGGCCACTACCTGTGCAATGCCTGCGGGCTCTACCACAAGATGAACGGGCAGAACCGGCCGCTCATCAAGCCCAAGCGGAGACTGGTAGGCAGTGTGTGCGCGGGGTAGCAGGTGGCTCGGAGGAAGGGTGGTGGGCGGCACCCGAGGTTACGCTCACCTGGGCAGAGCTGACACTTCatttaaaaccaaaaacaataacaacagaacCCTTCAAATGCAGGAATTTACCACCTGAAATCTTTCACCATTAAAATCGCTTGGATGTTGGTTGGGGTCGCCCTTCTTTCTGGCCAGACTTTTTTGGGGGGCCGAATTTCCTCCTCTGCAGCACATCAGGGACCCTCACCCGACCCCGCTCAAGGATTCTAAAAGTTGAGTGTCCGAGGACCCAGCTTCCATTGCCTGGCCTCTgtttaactcttttttaaaaatagggccATGAAGTAATTTTCCTTGTGGCTGAGGGCAGCTCTCTCACAATCTCTTCATGCCTATTTAAATAAAGCACACCAACCACCAGAAAAACCtgccctttattatttttccatggAGACACCTATACTCTGTATTTTCATttgagtgatttaaaaaaaatgcccttTCGGATCTCCTGCCGGAGTTTCCTATCCGGACATCTGCAGCCTGAAGATAAGGAAACTTCGCGTATCTGTTTCCGGACTCTGTGAGTTTTTAGAGTCTCTCCTCGGCTCAGTCCTGCCTCTCGCTGGGCTGTTTTGAAATTTCTAATACTCTCTACTCTGCAAATAATGTGTAAAATgctaagaataataaatatattttttcagggTGAAGTGATTTATGAGGCTTAAATCACTCGCAGCTTCGGGGGCCCCTGTAGTGAGGGCCCGGATAGAGGTTAGGGACGGAGGCTAGGGGTTGGCCTGAGTCACAATTCCTACTTCAGCCTGCTTATTCACCCTCACCCCTCCCCGCTCCGAGGCAGGCGAGGCTGTAGTCCACAGGCCCCTTTGCGGCTAAGCTCTAGCCTGGGGCCATTCCAGCCTCTGCTGGCCTcagtcccccacacccacccctcctGCTGCTGGTTCTCTCCTAAGTGTTGGGAgaatgttttctgtgcctggggctggCCCTGGTTGACCTGGGAGAAGGGTCTACTTTTTTGGATAAAGACTCTCGTGCCTTTTCTTACAAGCCTTTCACGTCCTTCTCTAGGAACCAGATACTTCCAGAACACCTCTGCCCTGCATTCTGTGAGGGACTGGGGGCAGTTTGAACTGAGATTTGGTGTCTAAGGGGCTGGATAGATAGACCAGTGTTGTCCAATAAAGCTACAATGATGGAAGTGTTCTAGATCTGCATGGTCCACTATGACAACCTCTAGCACATGCTATGACTATTGAGTTCTTGAAATTTAGCCAGTGCAATTGAAGAAACAGGTTTCTACTTTTATTAGGTTGTAGTTAAATTTAATCTAAGTAGACACATGTGGCTAGTAGCTACCGTGTTCAACTTTGAGTGAGACTCCCAAAACATTTTACATCTGCACCCTGGGCAGCCATAGGGTCCCCCTGCCCTGGCCTCAAGCAGGACACTGACATGCTCAGAATTACGGGTTTTCAGGGGAATCCTgtgggaggaagcagagaagcagCTTCAGGCCCAGGGGCTCCAGGGGGATGGAACCAGCCTTCTAAAGAGTCCttcttggagcctcagtttccccatttataGAGTTAGATTGTCTGGTGAATCCAGGAGGTGGCTGGTTTTTCCTTCCAGCTCTCGCAATCTTGTTGATTATGAGATTGAGCATCTGAGAGTTCTTTATTCTAAACTTCTGCAGTTGTTGAAATTTCAGCTTCTAGATGTTTATGGCTCTGAGGTGCCTTGAATCCCTTTAGGGATTTATTCTCATTGGCTAAGTGGCTAAGTGGggttgggggggcggggggggggatgggacaaGGCCCAGGGAAGCTGGTAGAGGTGGAGGGTGGGACTCCAGCCTgctgactctgtccctctcctcccagTCTGCTGCCAGGAGAGCGGGCACCTGTTGTGCAAATTGTCAGACAACAACCACAACCTTATGGCGCCGAAATGCCAACGGTGACCCTGTCTGCAATGCCTGTGGCCTCTACTACAAGCTGCACAATGTAAGTCTGCCCGAATCtacctgccccacccctccccagggaCTGCTGCTCTTTGTGCTGCCAGGCCAGAGGCCCCACTCTCCAACTTGGCTTGGCTTGGGAAAAGCCCTGGGCTCCAGAAGGACTTCCATGAGAGAGGGCAGGCTGGCAAGAGGTGTGCTCCCCACAGCTGGACCCAACCAGTATCTTTATTTAAAACACAAGTGTGTGtggatggggggtggggtagggcctggtagctcagttggttagggggTCAtcttgacatgccaaggttgggagttcaattcctggttattGCATGCACAAGAATAagccaacgaatgcataaataagtggaacaacaacttgatgtttctatctctcatttcctctctctaaaaattaaaaaaaaaagtgggggagtGTGGTTTGGTTGTTTTGATGGGGGGCCATGTGGGCACTTAGGGGGTTCCGTGCCCCGCAGGCTCTAGGTCAGCCCACACAGGAAAGGCTAAGTGACCCTCCTGAAACTGCGCCGGTGCTGGTGACGGGACTACGGTGGGCATTTAGAGGTGGGGCCCTCAGCCTAGACCTGACCTTGCCGAAGCCAAAGCAAGAGTTGGGGGTCTTTCTCCAGGAAGAGAACTTGACCCCCTGAAGGCTTTGTGGTTGCCCTGCAGGTGAATAGGCCCCTGACCATGAAGAAGGAAGGGATCCAGACCCGGAACCGGAAGATGTCCAACAAGTCCAAGAAGAACAAGAAGGGGGCGGAGTGCTTTGAGGAGCTGTCCAAGTGTATGCAGGAGAAGGCCTCCCCATTCAGCGCCACTGCCCTGGCAGGACACATGGCCCCCGTGGGCCACATCCCACCCTTCAGCCACTCGGGACACATCTTGCCCACCCCAACGCCCAtccacccctcctccagcctctcctTTGGCCACCCCCACCCATCCAGCATGGTGACCGCCATGGGGTAAGGACACCCTCCGGGAATAGACAGATGGATTCAGAGGAGGGTGGCCTGCAGCTCGAGGCTGGGCGCTCCCAGGATGAGTGGATCAAAACCTCACCTGTCCGCCCTTCCCCAAAGACTGATGCTTCTCCTGTCAGCCCGGCCCGAGCCCTGAGCCCTGCGCTGCCTCGCCTGTGGGTGCTCTCTCTGCTCAGCAGTTGCCGGTCACTATGATTCTCACTGGGGTAAGAAAGTTGCCTCAGCTCAGCTGCTACCCAGGTGGAGTTTCCATCATGGACAATTGTTTGGAGATCAGAAAAGACAACTttatgaagagagaaagaagagacagggGACAAACAAAGAAACCCattttcagaaggaaaagagtatgcaaaaataatttattttgctcttGTTTCTAATGAAGACTGGGAAACTTGGGAGATCCGAGCTGTCCCAGGCCCCCTGGTCTTCCTCAGCCTGGCCTGCTGTCCACTTGCCAGGGCTCTGAAGGCAGGTCTGCGAGGGACTTACGCCTGCACCTTCGCCTCGGGGTTCCCTCTCTGAAACGCTGAGCCCCAGGCTGGGCTTAGCCAATGCAGACAGGTCACGGCCGATCAGAATCTGAACCAGCGCCTGCCCTGCCGAGGGGCCCTGCAGGACAGAGACAGTCATGGTCTTACACGGATTCCCGGGCCAGGGATGGGTCACAGGAAGGAAACAGCATTTTCTTGAGGGGAAATGTCTCCCAGCATGCTCCCCTGGCTCTGAGGCTGAAGCTGGTGTGCACCATGTCCTCTTAACACCAGAGCCGAGCCTGCCAACCGCCAGGTGGACCCCTGTACATACACTCTTTTTCTGCTAACCCCTTGACCCCTTCCCTCCCAtatgagacaaaagaaaaaaaaaaattttaactgcaTAAGCTTAACTCGCTGATgagttagttgttttatttttaaactcttttgggTCCAGTCAATTGTAGTTTGCCACAGAAGCCTTTGTTATGAAAAGGAATAAAACCTACAAAGCAAGGCGGGAGCTTCGCAATTATTTTAGGAAAAGTTCTTGGATCCCACAGCCCTGGAATGAGAGGTTAGGTGCCAGGGGCAGGGCCTTAGCTGCTCTTGGCTTCTGGGTGCTGGTCTGGCAGGCGGCAAAGGCAGGAGTTGGGGGTGAGTTAGAGCCAGGACTGAAGGAGAGACCGTGAACCTGCTGGGATTCCAGGAGACCTGGGCTCTGCTCTGTTTTGTCGTGGCTTCCTGGATTCTTCCCAAGGTACAGCTGTACATAGCGCTGTCTGAGCTTAGATTCCGTATTCGGTGGTGGtgcggggtggggtgggcgggTGGGGTACGGCAGCTGGAGAGGGCCATGCCCAGGAAAAGGATTGTGCTGTTGGAGTTGACCAAGTGCAATACGGGCAGGCGATTGCTGCCAGGGCACTACCACCGGAAGTAACTTATTTTGTACTAGCATCCACATAAGAATTGACAATatgttctgtttttatgttttattttggatTAGTGAATTAAGTTATTGTTAATTATGTACAACATTTATATATTGTCtgtaaaaaattatatgctatCCTCCTATTCCTTTAAAGTGAATACTGTTCATAATAAAGTACTTTTTGTGAATGCCTCTGTCCTGTCTTATCGACTCCTGCGGGCACCAAGCACCAGGTGCAGAAAAGGAATCCTGGAATAGGGGATGGGGCCCTGTCTGGCTAGGACCTGTGATCCTGACACTTTTCTGAATTACTTTCATCTGAATTTCCTCATTATTACCTAACCTGGGGGTCCTGGTGGCTGGGTGGATGCTGGAGAGGCTCAGGGATGTTGTGGCTTCTCTGGCCATTGGTCCACacactgattattattattatttttttagcaagagacagagggacagatagggacaaacaggcaggaagggagagagatgagaggaatcaattcttcattgccgcacctcagttgttcattgattgccttctcatatatgccttgaccagggggctcctggagactaagagaccccttgctcaagccagcgacttttgggctcaagccagcgaccatgggatcatgtttatgatcccatgctcaagctagcgaccccatgctcaagccggatgagatcccgcactcaagttggtaacccagggtttcaaacctgggtcttctgcatcccaggctgacgctctatctactgcaccaccttcTAGGTCAGGCGCACTGATCATTTTTTTG
It encodes the following:
- the GATA2 gene encoding endothelial transcription factor GATA-2, with the translated sequence MEVAPEQPRWMAHPAVLNAQHPDSHHPGLAHNYMEPAQLLPPDEVDVFFNHLDSQGNPYYANPAHARARVSYGPAHARLTGGQMCRPHLLHSPGLPWLDGGKAALSAAAAHHHNPWTVSPFSKTPLHPSAAGGPGGPLSVYPGTGGGSGGGSGGSVTSLTPTAAHSGSHLFGFPPTPPKEVSPDPSTTGAASPASSSAGGSAARGEDKDGVKYQVSLAESMKIESGSPLRSGLAAMGAQPATHHPIPTYPYVPAAAHDYSGGLFHPGGFLGGPASSFTPKQRSKARSCSEGRECVNCGATATPLWRRDGTGHYLCNACGLYHKMNGQNRPLIKPKRRLSAARRAGTCCANCQTTTTTLWRRNANGDPVCNACGLYYKLHNVNRPLTMKKEGIQTRNRKMSNKSKKNKKGAECFEELSKCMQEKASPFSATALAGHMAPVGHIPPFSHSGHILPTPTPIHPSSSLSFGHPHPSSMVTAMG